A single region of the Streptococcus sanguinis genome encodes:
- a CDS encoding peptidase U32 family protein, which translates to MARKLKRPEVLSPAGTLEKLKVAVRYGADAVFIGGQAYGLRSRAGNFTFEQMEEGVQFAASYGAKVYVAANMVMHEGNEEGAGEWFRRLRDIGIAAVIVSDPALIAIAASEAPGLEIHLSTQASATNYETLEFWKNLGLTRVVLAREVSMAELAEIRRRTDVEIEAFVHGAMCISYSGRCTLSNHMSMRDANRGGCSQSCRWKYDLYDMPFGQERRSLKGEVPEEFSMSAVDMSMIDRIPDMIENGVDSLKIEGRMKSIHYVSTVTNCYKAAVNAYLESPEKFEAIKQDLVDEMWKVAQRELATGFYYHTPTENEQLFGARRKIPEYKFVAEVVAYDADSQTATIRQRNVIHEGDQVEFYGPGFRHFETFITDLRDADGNKIDRAPNPMELLTIHLEQPVEAGDMVRARKEGLINLYKEDGTSVTVRA; encoded by the coding sequence ATGGCAAGAAAGTTGAAACGACCAGAGGTATTGTCACCTGCTGGTACTTTGGAAAAGCTAAAAGTAGCTGTTCGATATGGAGCAGATGCTGTTTTTATTGGCGGACAGGCCTATGGTCTGCGCAGTCGAGCTGGGAACTTTACCTTTGAACAGATGGAAGAAGGGGTTCAGTTTGCGGCTAGTTATGGTGCCAAGGTCTATGTCGCCGCCAATATGGTCATGCACGAGGGCAATGAAGAGGGAGCTGGTGAGTGGTTCCGCCGTTTGCGAGACATCGGGATTGCGGCTGTCATTGTTTCAGATCCTGCTTTGATTGCTATTGCAGCATCAGAGGCTCCTGGTCTAGAAATCCACCTATCGACTCAGGCCAGTGCGACCAACTATGAAACACTTGAGTTTTGGAAGAATCTGGGACTAACACGCGTTGTCCTAGCTCGCGAAGTTTCTATGGCTGAGCTGGCTGAAATTCGCCGACGGACTGACGTTGAAATAGAAGCTTTTGTCCATGGAGCGATGTGCATTTCCTACTCTGGACGCTGTACGTTATCCAATCACATGAGTATGCGCGATGCCAATCGTGGAGGCTGCTCGCAATCCTGCCGTTGGAAATATGACCTCTACGATATGCCCTTTGGTCAAGAACGTAGGAGCTTGAAGGGGGAAGTTCCAGAAGAATTTTCTATGTCCGCAGTTGATATGTCCATGATTGACCGTATACCAGACATGATTGAAAATGGAGTGGATAGCTTGAAGATTGAGGGACGGATGAAGTCGATTCATTACGTTTCTACGGTGACTAACTGCTATAAAGCAGCAGTGAACGCTTATCTGGAAAGTCCTGAAAAGTTCGAAGCTATCAAGCAGGACTTGGTCGATGAGATGTGGAAGGTTGCTCAACGTGAATTGGCCACAGGATTCTACTATCATACTCCAACTGAGAATGAGCAGCTGTTCGGAGCGCGACGCAAGATTCCAGAATACAAATTTGTAGCTGAAGTAGTAGCTTATGACGCAGACAGTCAGACAGCGACTATTCGTCAGCGAAATGTTATCCATGAAGGCGATCAGGTTGAATTTTACGGACCGGGTTTCCGTCATTTTGAAACCTTTATTACAGACCTTCGTGATGCTGATGGTAACAAAATTGATCGAGCTCCTAATCCGATGGAGCTTCTGACCATTCACTTGGAGCAGCCTGTAGAGGCCGGCGATATGGTGCGGGCTCGCAAGGAAGGCTTGATTAATCTTTATAAGGAAGATGGCACTAGCGTGACCGTCCGAGCTTAA
- a CDS encoding CHY zinc finger protein — MIQVYGDILDEETRCQHYHSERDIIALKCFNCQKYYPCFLCHNRYEAHDFLAYPVSRSEDRVVLCGHCRTELTISQYLGCEDACPICTHPFNPGCKKHRSIYFQINK; from the coding sequence ATGATTCAGGTTTACGGAGATATTCTTGATGAGGAGACTCGATGCCAGCATTATCACAGTGAGAGAGATATCATAGCTCTTAAATGCTTTAATTGTCAGAAATACTATCCTTGCTTTCTCTGTCATAATCGCTACGAAGCTCATGATTTTCTGGCCTATCCTGTGAGTCGATCAGAAGATCGAGTTGTTCTTTGTGGTCATTGCAGGACAGAACTGACTATTTCCCAGTATCTTGGCTGTGAGGATGCTTGTCCTATCTGTACTCATCCTTTTAATCCAGGCTGCAAGAAGCATCGATCGATTTATTTTCAGATAAACAAATAA